Within the Ostrinia nubilalis chromosome 12, ilOstNubi1.1, whole genome shotgun sequence genome, the region GAAATTTGGACTCAGACGAAGCAGAAAATGATGTTACAAATGAAGTGACAGTGGACATAATGTCTGCTGTAAATTACCCAGTCACCTCCGGTTCTAAAGAGGCCAAGCAAACACAACTCAAAGCTGTTAACTGCCAATCaggtaacaggtttttataacatGCAATGAGCTTCTCTCGTCAAAGATGCAATGCgacaaaatttcatattttcacttgttttagttatgacttttccatgtttttttatttgttacagagTGCATTACAAACAAGCAATATGCTATACAACAGAGTCATATGATTCAGATTGTGTCAGAAGACCTAGCTAACCAAATGGCTGAAATCAATAGAAAATTGGATTTACCGTTAGCTAGGTCCGAAGAAACATTTTCACCAACAGATGACAATGCAGGTCTTTCAGAACTTTTGGCAAGTCTACCAGTAAAAGATATTGcaagttttaataatttcgatgaccatttaaaaataaacaagaatacaggcattagtatgtataaattaaatacttaaacacagggcaaattttattattctatgaAAACATTCTAAtgctactttaattaaatttcagatGTCATTTTTGTCTGGTATTGGCGGCAGAAATGTAAGAAGCCTTACGACTAATATGTTGAGACGAATAATTCTAGATGATGTAGCCGAGTTGTATTCGTTAACTGGGAAACAgatgaaaaattcgaataaaaagtcatttatgAGTACAGAAACCTATAAATTAATCTTTCGTAAgtacctttattttattacaaacttatacagggtgtaaatgaattcataggcaaccttgcagggggtggctcagaccatcattatgaacttttcccagtggcggatttacaaatttgccgctagtaggccattcaatttttgccgcccctacctactgacttttgaaattcaatacgttagTTTAATCCCGTTATTAGTATGCTTGTGAACTTAATGACATTAAGCTTTTCTTGACTTAAAGTAGATCGTAGATAGTTTTTAACCCGTTTTAAGCAAGAAAAGCTTCTCTCACCTGAACAATTTGTCACCAGTGTGCACAGAGCCATGCGAAGTGCTATATCCAGTATAATTGGCTAAGAACTACTTAAAGGTAAACAGAAAGACCAAGGCTtggtaatacagggtggcccagaagaaaattcacttttgaaaattcaaggaaacgaaaactgtacattattATAGAACTtaaactattgcaatttaaagaaaatttaatgcaatttatttttaaatttacctttattaaattacatcgcccaggagatttccttgacgcttacaagattcgatcaacatacataaaaatcttggaatgcgttcgtcagaatcacctcgaaacctattttcaattttttgccgaatgctcagcttctGTTGTTGCAtgtttgttggattataaaagtatactccattcttaatgtaacaccacaaaaaataattttctggagtgagatcagggctttcTGGTAGCCaagagatgtcacccctgcctgaaataatttttttgtgggaaccaTCTAAATTGctctcagttgaagtgtgacacgcagccccatcttgatgaaaccaagtgctccggtcataaaatcaaaatcaaaattatctttatttgtttagactaattaaattagttcttgcaaatcgtcaaatgctcttaaggagcctatacatgtctcattctttttttgccctaccagcgcttcgagacaaacatttggcattaccttgcgaatcttgcagctttgaaatcaaaaagcttttcagcctaccagtatagcgctctcaaaaattaatcatccatccatccatctcattccagcagacttctttttgtggggttaccttatgagaAGAGTAggtactctaataatccaaaaactctgcagcattcatccatcctgaatccattttgaggtgactctaagggctcctgcacacgacgccgccaccgcgccgtcgccgcgccgctacactgttcatacgcaccgagtaaaaccgccgccgcgccgccaccgcgccgtcaAAGCATATTATCGCgcgcggcgcggcagcggtgttcacgcggcgcgtataaacaatgcaaaggcgcggcgacggcgccgCGGCGGCAtggtagcggcgtcgtgtgcaggagcgcttacgaaagttttccaaaattttgatgtatgttgaccgaatgttgtaaacgtcaagggaatcacgtcatgtacgataaaatttataaaagatagtcaattttaaaataaattgcactaaatttcctttaaattgcaatagctaaagttctacaaaaatgtacagttttcgtttccttgaattttaaaaagtgaattttcttctgggccaccctgtaaaacaatatacgcgaagttgtggagagatggtgctcgtgctaggctccgaagatcctgtgttacgacttttttttttaatgaaacgctattggaatattttaaaattcatgatcacataagtacttaagtatatattacagtgcgtttattaatcgtttatttatgtAAGGATTGTGTATACgtataattgtattttttttcctgtaaaaaaaaatttgctaattttgccgcccctctaaaactgccgccctaggcactggcctacttggcctattggtaaatccgccactgactTTTCCTATGACCAATTTTTcctgttttcatacaaaaactgaTCACGAAAATAAAGTTGTTCATAATGATGGTCTGAGCTTCCCCCTGCAAGGTTGCCAATGAATTCATTTAGATACACCTGTATATCtctcaatatacctactactattattttctgaatcattcgtgtttgttagtgttaattatttctattttatttttcagaaatatGTAGAAAAATCAACGAAGATGTAACTGAAGACAGTCTAAAAGAAATTATAAGTGATTGGCTAAATCAAGCTAAAGTTAGACTTTCAAAAAGgtaagatttaatttatttacattagatgtattttattttacactagcgacccgccccggcttcacacgggtacatgtattatacatatgtataaaacaaagttgctgTCGCTGTCTGTTCCTATATACAtatgcttaaatctttaaaactatgcaacggattttgatgcggttttcaaCAATAGTTAGAGGGATTTATGAGAAAGGTTATATAATAGAACCCCATACGaatccggggcgggtcgctagttatacatatattacattattattacacaagggacagacagacagcgactttcttttatactatgtacctagtgatttacaaattttagatGTGCTCCTTTCAGAATTTTAACTAATAACCCCTTACCCTTATAGTAGTTTTTAAGGATtactataaatatatttatttcagacataGTTCATAATTTTGTTAGTAGTACAGAAACTTatacaattaaatgtaaaataatgtctTAACCTGTGGTAAATAtacttgtttctttttgtttcagagcagaaacacaaaataaagaaaaaaaccaATAGCGGCGACCATGAAACcgattttttctcatttaaagtaagataagataaaagtataaataataaaaaaatatatgtcgGCGAAAATGATTTGAAGATGATTTTGTTACGAGGCAAAGCGCGCATTCCGCCCGCCAGGTGGCGCCGCGCGCTAACGGAACGTCGAGTTGGGCCGACACCGAGCGGGGAGACGAGACTCTGCTAGCGCACGGTGCGCACGCGCCACTCCGACGGATCGTTTGCCTCAAGTTATCGAACCAATCAATCGTTGTTATTATGAACAGTGTACTTTGTTTTGTTAAATTCGATTACAGTGTTAAATACCGCACCTGACTGTTTAAATTATCATACCCTGCCTCCTTATAACTCGATCACGTATTACCATGTCTGAGTCGCCTGAGAACACTATCCCTGGTTCTTTTCcgacatcagaagtgggatgcGGGACCCGAGAGTGTAACGATGGTGGGTCAGCAAGTAAATCAAGCGTGACCACGGAACATTATGCGGTGGGTAGTGCGGGTTGTTCGAAAAACTCTGACAATGCAACTTGTTCGGAAAGTGTGAgtgataccacagaataataataagtactacgtacagaagtttttcttcgcgaaggtattcaaaaaaatgtatgctcaatgtcttcaacaatatggtgtaatttagcttgtcttaagagtcgagcaccgttttgttgacatacgtcagtgatcggtactgtcttgatgccatagggctgactgctacaagaagctactgtgtcgccatctagcgcaccacacttgcattcactgctcttcgcggcaacgcgcagctacatgcggccgccagttatatagtgtaagagctagcacctaaatattttataacacacataactgtgacaatttatttcacgtgggcgaagccaaaaagctagtaagaaataaaaattcaattcagtaggtatttcaaaccaaattttattacataaacaaacattatactaatttcattatgggcccttagtatgtgaaaactgcaattgacgatatttcgcactgttttcaatattatgtattacagaacgtatgtgtgatgggatgatattttcgaaaacacaattagaaaaaaaatttctcgaaaaaaaacatttacctctggatttttttataaaagtttaatatgaccgtgttttacaataaaattcctataaaatcacaaaggtatcatgtttgcctctttgatttcctggctgttttagatttcaaaaacctaaatatattaatttattaactttctgataaaaatgtgaatggctcttacggtgtcccccccttaaatcaaaatgtctttatttggtctatatgcccatcatcactacgtaataattataaaaaaaagtcgctttcctgtctgtctgtccctatgtatgcttagatctttaaaactatgcaacagattttgatacggtatttagggttccgtagccaaatggcaaaaacggaacccttatagattcgtcatatagtctgtctagtctgaacatagaacgtttttgtgcactttttaaaatgagttaaccaagtatatggctattagacttgcacacgtccgtccgttttttgtaggattaatataattaagtaacatttattttttgcattcggctcttggtctaacccaaacgaaacacgaacaactaatgaactaacaatgaacaaagttgataaattagtaatatgtaaataatgaatttgttttacgagctgtcccggcgtacttcgtaccgcaaattaatataaagttgtttaagtgatttataaaatcgcaatattaatttttgaaagtagggtcattatgctggttttctatctaacttcggttttcgtccatttcactgagctgccataaacacatgcgtaaaatttgaatacaaagtattgtattcacagaaggcagtagccatcccgcgctagttttgttgcaatctataatgcctaagcaacagttctacctaaatgaaaatgtaatttaaaaagtagtgagttccaaaaaattacgtaaatgcgcggccatacaccggtcaccggtacattgcagaaatcatcgcgctagaaaaaaacgtgctgacaggaaaagtttttggcacgtatgtctaattgatagcattataaacacaattttaagtgtttattaaacttcttcatacaaaattaaatcttagatgactaagggtcatttttttaaagcatagctcaggtcatatagcaggc harbors:
- the LOC135076519 gene encoding uncharacterized protein LOC135076519; amino-acid sequence: MSAVNYPVTSGSKEAKQTQLKAVNCQSECITNKQYAIQQSHMIQIVSEDLANQMAEINRKLDLPLARSEETFSPTDDNAGLSELLASLPVKDIASFNNFDDHLKINKNTDVIFVWYWRQKCKKPYD